GGCGTGGTTTGCAGCCAGTTTCTTTGGAGCAATTCCATACATTATATACGGGGTGTTTTCTAATCCAGTGGATGCCTGGTTTGAATCTGTTGCAGGTTTCACCACCACAGGTGCAACTGTACTTCTTGATATAGAAGAGCTCCCCTACGGGATGCTATTTTGGAGAAGCTTCACCCAGTGGTTAGGAGGCATGGGTATAATCGTTTTGGGAATTGCCATTCTCCCAAGACTCGCAGTCGGCGGTATGCAGCTTATGGGCCTTGAAGCCCCTGGACCGACAACAGAGAAAATTACTCCTAGAATAGCTGAAACTGCAAAAAAACTCTGGGGTATTTATGTTCTTCTATCAATAGTTCTTGTAGTGCTTCTACTTTTCGCAGGCATGCCGCTCTTTGATTCGGTGCTTCAGTCATTGAGCACACTTTCAACCGGAGGCTTCTCACCAAAGAACCTAAGCGTCGGCTCTTACAACAGTGCTCTAATCGATGCAATCATAACAGTATTTATGTTCATTGCGGGAATGAGTTTTGTGCTTCTTTATTGGTCACTTCGAGGAGACTTTAAAAAAATAAGTAAGAATTCTGAATTTAAATACTATCTATTTATAAACCTTATTGTAATTTTTGCTATCACATTTGAACTATGGAGAACAGTTTATCCTAACTTTTTAGAAGCTCTTAGGTACGGAAGTTTCCAGGTAGTTTCAATAAGTACAGGATCAGGCTTTAGTACCACAAACTATGATATCTGGCCCTCTTTTTCAAAATGGTTTTTACTTATGCTTATGTTCTTTGGAGGGTGTGCTGGCTCAACGA
This window of the Thermodesulfobacteriota bacterium genome carries:
- a CDS encoding TrkH family potassium uptake protein; its protein translation is MNIRFSLHIIGNFMKFLGLLMFIPAVISLFYKEDDVWAFVISALFTSVTGFIVELITKPREKSAEIQRKEGFLIAAMAWFAASFFGAIPYIIYGVFSNPVDAWFESVAGFTTTGATVLLDIEELPYGMLFWRSFTQWLGGMGIIVLGIAILPRLAVGGMQLMGLEAPGPTTEKITPRIAETAKKLWGIYVLLSIVLVVLLLFAGMPLFDSVLQSLSTLSTGGFSPKNLSVGSYNSALIDAIITVFMFIAGMSFVLLYWSLRGDFKKISKNSEFKYYLFINLIVIFAITFELWRTVYPNFLEALRYGSFQVVSISTGSGFSTTNYDIWPSFSKWFLLMLMFFGGCAGSTTGSIKIIRIMVLFKKGYQELHKIIYPRALMPIRVNSKPISDDVVSSIASFFLIYLFVFLVATLVVLAAEDLPIITAISACAASIGNVGPGLGEVGPIGNYSELKSFTKIALSLLMIIGRLELFTILVILTPTFWRK